DNA from Ictidomys tridecemlineatus isolate mIctTri1 chromosome 12, mIctTri1.hap1, whole genome shotgun sequence:
TAATCACCCATTTACAACTTTGCAATAGCCCAAAGGGTTTCTGGATTTGGTTTAGGACAGTAGTTTCCCTGTGCTGCTGCCTACCCCCACCTTTCTCTGTGCAGCTGGGTGGGGTTACTTTGCTGAGCTCTGGGCTTCTGCTAATGCAATATTCATAGTCCTGACACCTGAGCCCTCTGCCTTAGGGACATGGACTGCTGCAGGGTCTGGTcctggggagagggggagggaagacAGCAATGTTGTTCTGCCTTAGATATCTGATCTCTTACTTTTGAGCTTATATCACTGTTGTCATAGTGTGTGTATGGCGGGAGGGTGGCAGGGTTGGGTTCCTAGGGAGTCCTCTATAGAGTCTAGCAGTTGAAGAAAGAGCCTGACCTGGGAAAGTCCTTGCAGTGATATTTGGGCGGGGCTTCTGACTCTGGGCTGGAGTGGGAGAGTTGGGCACAGAAGGACTAGTCTCTGGAGACTTTCTCACCAGCTACTGCCTTTGGTCTCCTGTGGCTCAACCTAGGATACAGGGACCTCTGGGATTTCAGGGTGTCTGAAGGGGTGAGGCCTGCAAGGGTTGGGCAAAACTGGGAGCAGGAACCAAGAGGAATAGGAATTTTGGGTTTCTGGAATTTCTATGATTcactggagggagaaggggatggGATGGGGGTGGTGGCTAACTGTAGCCCCATTCCTATTACTTTTCTGCTCTCATTGCTGTCACTTTGCTGTCTGTCTTTCTGCCATTATCCTTTCTTTCCTGACCACTTCTCTGGCTCCTGTTGCCTGTCCAGACCACAACTCGGCGGCCCAAGGTGAGAACAAATAGGCCTCCATGCAAGCCAATGCTGAGTGTGCACAAATGTTTCAGGCATGTGCATGTTTGTAGGCATGTGTACTAGCAAGTGAATTTTGATCACAAAGTATCATGGGTTCTCTTTGAGGGGGGAGAAGGGCCTGGGGTTGGTGACAGGCCTCCCCTGGGAAAATGACTTCCAGCTCTTAGAAGGTCCTCTGAGCCAGAAAATTGAGTACAAAAGAGAAGTGAAGGGGTTGTGGTTAATCAGGACAGGCTTTCTTTAATAAGGTAACTTTGGCCAGTTTTGAGGGGAGGGATCAGAAGAGAAGTGAAGAACTTGACAGTATAAAATGTCGGAGGAAGGAGATGTGTCTCTGAAAGCCTTTGATCGGGAGTGTTCGTGGTAGCATGTGGTTTCTGAGTGTCATCCCACTAGGGGAAGTTTGGGGAGAGTACTGGGAAGGCTTGTCTGTTCCTGGGCTTGGGGCTTCAGGATGGCTCCTGAGTTTTCTGCCCTTACAGGGACCTGGGTAATGTTACCTGATCAGAACCCATTTGTCTTAGGGGATTACAGAAGGGTTAGCTTATGTACTTTGTTTCAAGGAGGAATCTAGGGCTATAATTTTCACTTTGGTTCTTTTATTTGTAGGCTATCCTGGCATAGACCAAGGGAGTGCAATTTAGCTTGACTTCTAAAGAGTTAGGAGGTCCTAAGAAGGGTAGAGAGCCTGAAACCCCCACTTTTAGCCCAGCCTTCTCTGGGAACATGAATATCAGAACAAATTCTaatctgttctttctctctggGAATGACATTGAGGCACCCCCACCTTGGGGAAATTGGGCACAGACCCAGAGCAAGGATGGGACTGGGAGTATTCAGAAACTGCTAGAATGATCCCAAGTGGGTCACAGAGGAGAGTTCTAGGGAGTAAGAGCTACTACTATAAAGGGTAGTGCCAGAGCTGGGAGGAATGTGGGGTTAGTGCCAAAGGAGGAACCTTATAATCTCATGTTTTCCCccatcctttcctccctccttcctccctctgtccaTTGTCAATGTTGCTTTCTGACTGTGTCGCTTTCCCTCTCCCCTTCACTGTGTCTCTGTTCTCATTGTGCTTCCATACTCTGTCTTTTCCCTTCTTTGTCTCTAAACCTTGCCATATTCTCACATGCTGTCTCTCTCCCTTTCACTGCccccatcctctgttctctttctgGCCTGCCACTGCTCTCTCTGAATAGCCCACTCGCCCAGCCAGTACTGGGGTGGCTGGGGCCAGTAGCTCTTTGGGCCCCTCTGGCTCAGCATCAGCAGGTGAGCTAAGCAGCAGTGAGCCCAGCACCCCGGCTCAGACTCCACTGGCAGCACCCATCATCCCCACACCAGCCCTCACCTCTCCTGGAGCAGCTCCCCCACTTCCTTCCCCATCCAAGGTAAGGACTAGCAGGGGGTAAAGGAGAATCAAGATACCAAGGGGTCTGTGATTTCTGGCTGGGTCTTAGAAATTTCCTGGGGTTGGGGAAGACCTAGCTTGGATCAGAAAGAGTGGGAACATAGTGTATGAGGTATCTTGTTATTGCCAAGAAgctatcttttcctttcttttcgattttctttctttccttttttttttggggggggggaggcaggTATTGAAATTGAACACAGTTCCTTGTAcatataaggcaagcactctatcacagAAGTATATCCCATCCTCCTGCCCTTTCTTCATACTTTTCTGGTATATATAGTACCATGGTTTTCTCTCCAATGCTTGTATGCCACTTGCTTTTGACTCTgggattagggttatgtttgcACACATTTCATCTTCTCTGTTCCAGCTCAGTCTCAGGGGAGGCAGGGTGGGCTGTGTATAGATAGCAGTACCTTTTCTTGGCAGGAGGAAGAGGGATTGAGGGCCCAGGTACGGGACCTGGAGGAGAAACTGGAGACCCTGCGGCTAAAGCGGGCAGAAGATAAGGCAAAGCTGAAAGAACTGGAGAAACATAAGATCCAACTGGAGCAGGTGCAGGAATGGAAGAGCAAAATGCAGGAGCAGCAGGCAGACTTGCAGCGGCGCCTCAAGGAGGCGCGGAAGGTGGGAATCAGGATGGAAGggatggctggggaggctgagggaccCAAGGAGGTGAATTAGAAACAGGACTGGAACTACAACCTGGAGTACCTTGTGAGAAAGAACAACATAGGGCATTTGtttcctcctgcccccacctccctttcccctccttaGGAAGCCAAGGAGGCACTAGAGGCAAAGGAACGCTATATGGAGGAAATGGCCGACACTGCTGATGCCATTGAGATGGCCACTCTGGATAAGGAAATGGCTGAAGAACGGGCTGAGTCCCTGCAGCAGGAGGTTGAAGCACTGAAGGAGCGTGTGGATGAGCTCACCACAGACTTGGAGATACTAAAGGCTGAGATTGAAGAAAAGGGTAAGGAGATACTAAAGGCTGAGATTAAAGAAAAAGGGTAAGGTGCCAGGAGCTGCAGGGCCCAAGTAGTGGGGTGAGACCAGGCCTGAACATATTAATGATCTTCCCCAGGCTCAGATGGGGCTGCATCCAGTTACCAGCTCAAACAGCTTGAGGAACAAAATGCCCGCCTAAAGGATGCCTTGGTGAGGTAGGCTTCTCAATTCTTGGCTCTGGCCTTCACTCTCCTGCCTCTGACTGTGTTAAAGCACCTCTTGCAGGTCACTCTGACACatgttctcctctctctctttcctacaGGATGCGGGATCTTTCTTCCTCAGAGAAGCAGGAACATGTGAAGCTCCAGAAActcatggaaaagaaaaaccaagagcTGGAGATTGTGCGGCAACAGCGAGAGCGCCTGCAGGAGGAGCTGAGCCAGGCAGAGAGCACCATTGATGAGCTCAAGGAGCAGGTCTGTGAAACCCAGCCCTTGCCTAGAATCCCCTTACCTTATTCTTCTGTTGCCACTTCCCCTTTCTAGTCACCTTCTGATAGTGATTTTCCTGGCTCCTTCCCCATAACACAGGTGGATGCTGCTCTGGGTGCTGAGGAGATGGTGGAGATGCTGACTGATCGGAACCTGAATCTGGAAGAGAAAGTGCGGGAGTTGAGGGAGACTGTAGGGGACTTGGTAAGAGAAGAGCAGATTCCTGACCCTAATGGAGGGTATTTGTAAGGGActtgctgagagagagagattgacacATGACCCCTGACCTTTGAACAGGGTGTGTGGTAAGATGACCTATCCTGCACCTTCTACTCTAACCCTGTTTTTGCTTTCCCCTAACTACTTATTGTATTCCAGGAAGCAATGAATGAGATGAATGATGAGCTCCAGGAGAATGCACGAGAGACAGAACTAGAGCTGCGGGAGCAGCTGGACATGGCAGGTGCCCGGGTTCGTGAGGCCCAGAAGCGTGTAGAGGCAGCCCAGGAAACAGTTGCAGACTACCAACAAACCATCAAAAAATATCGCCAACTGACTGCTCACCTACAGGTGCCTGCCTAAGTCTTGTTCTCCTACCATCACCCTAGGTTACCTTGACCCCACCGTCCCTTACTCTTTCTCCTCCTAGGATGTGAATCGGGAACTGACAAACCAGCAGGAAGCATCTGTAGAGAGACAGCAGCAGCCACCTCCTGAGACTTTTGACTTCAAAATCAAGTTTGCCGAGACTAAAGCCCATGCCAAGGTCAGGAAAGTGGGTGGCTTGAGAGCCAGGTGTTAGGGAGCCGAGCCTAGGCATGACTGTGGGCTAGCCTGGTTTGGGCTTTGTGCTTCAGAATCCTGGGGGAGCGGGGTTCCTTGTGTGGTTGTTTAGAAGACTACTGGCTTGGGCTTAACTTAAAAGCAAGGGACCTGGTAAAGCAAGGTTTAATGATTTTTAGACTCTAGATGAGAGTCCAACTCCCTGTCTATTTCACAGGCAATTGAAATGGAGTTGAGACAGATGGAGGTCGCCCAGGCCAATCGGCACATGTCTCTGCTGACAGCCTTCATGCCTGACAGCTTCCTTCGGCCAGGTGGGGACCATGACTGCGTTCTGGTGCTGCTGCTCATGCCTCGTCTCATTTGTAAGGTATGGCCAGTTAGTCATATGTACAATAAAAATCTTTTGGACTTGCTAAGAGCCAAGCATTGAGGATGCCAAGTTCAGATAGCAAAAATGTAGTAGAGGAACACAGACAACAAAGTCACATGTGAACATATACAGTTGATCTCCTTATCTTTAGATTCCACATCTGTGAACTCAAACAACtgcagataaaaaatatttgtgaaaaaaattgcatctgtactgtacatgtacagactttttttcttctcattattccctgaaaaatacaatataaaaactaTTTGCATAGAATTGACATTGCATTAGGTGttgtaaataatctagagatgatttgaacTATAGAGGAGGATGCACATAGATTAGATGCAAATACTGTCCCATTTAATGAGAGAGATTTAAGCATCCGTGGATTATTGTATTTGTGGGGATTTTTAAAGCCAATCCCCTATAGATACAAACGATGGATATATTATAGATTCTGTGTTATGAAGGAGAGATAGGGTATTTGAGAAAGCCCAGTTGAGGATCTTATTTAAATGAGGCAGGTTGTGACTGAGGGAATAACATTTAAGCTAAGAGCCAGAGGTGGCTAGGAGCTAAAGAGGGGGATAATTGGCATTTTAGGTGGAAAGAGATCAGGAGCAGCAGCTTTAAGTCAGCTTGGTCCCACTGCCCTTTAATTCTTATATCCTAAAATTCTCACAAGCACCAATATTCACATCATTACCCTCTCCCCAGTGAGACTTCCAGCCTATTTAAGAACTAGTTCTGCTTTCCTATGTGTGTCCATGCTCCCCACATAGTTCTTAAGCTGTATCCTGTATTCCTGAGTTTGTGTTCTCCGTCCCCTGCTCTGAGTTCCAGGTCCTTGGTCTTCTTCCCATAGGCAGAGCTGATccggaagcaggcccaggagaagttTGAACTAAGTGAGAATTGTTCAGAGCGGCCTGGGCTTCGAGGAGCTGCAGGTGAGCAGCTCAGCTTTGCTGCTGGACTGGTATATTCGCTGAGTCTGCTGCAGGCTACACTACACCGATATGAACAGTAAGTGGCTCCTGATTCCTACTCCAGGACCATGGGTCCAGGAATGACAGGAACTGAGATTGCTTGGAAGACTTTGGTCTCACACAGCCCTTCTCTGGTCTCTAGTGCCCTCTCTCAGTGCAACGTGGATGTTTATAAGAAGGTGGGCAGCCTCTATCCTGAGATGAGTGCCCATGAGCGCTCCTTAGATTTCCTCATTGAACTGCTGCATAAGGATCAGCTGGATGAGACTGTCAATGTGGAGCCTCTCACAAAGGCCATCAAGTACTACCAGGTCTGTAGAAAATATGTAGGcttggggcaggagggagggaagcttTCTCCAGATGGGAACCATTGCCAGTGTATTCAGGGTTATATGTCCCAGGCTGGCTGCTTAGGGCTCAATTTGCTCTTAGTTGAACTTGCTTTATGATGTAGCTGCCTGAGGGTTTTGAATTCTCCTACCTCTTGAGACTTCTATAATGACCAGGGCTCAAATAATAGTTTGGGAAGAACTTCCCCCACTTTCACTTGTTAAAGGCTATTTCTGTCATCTTTCTCTAGCACCTGTACAGCATCCATCTTGCCGAACAGCCCGAGGAAAGTACCATGCAGCTGGCCGACCACATTAAGGTGAAgtgtgtgggtcagtggttgagccTCCTATAGGGCTCAGAAGTGGAGGATCAGATCAAGAGATCAGGCCCCAGTGGGTGTCAAATAAGATTGGGACAAGGTCACCAAAGCCAGATCAGGGAAGACAGAGGACTCACTTATATATGGGGGTCATTAGAGGATGGGGGCTTCCTAGAGATGATGATGGGGCAAAGAACTCCTGTTAAAGCTGATAACCACCTGTTTCTCTCCTCACAGTTTACGCAGAGTGCCCTGGACTGCATGAGCGTGGAGGTGGGGAGGCTGCGTGCCTTCTTGCAGGTGAGGACACATCTAGATCTGTGTGAGCTCTTGTTCTTAGTCCCTACCGCTTCACCTCTAGTCCTAAGGCTTACCTGGTTTTCCATCCGTTTCCTATTTCCCATGTAGGGTGGACAGGAGGCTACAGATATTGCCCTTTTGCTCCGGGACCTGGAAACATCATGCAGTGATATCCGCCAATTCTGCAAGAAGATCCGAAGGCGTATGCCAGGGACGGATGCTCCTGGGATCCCCGCAGCACTGGCCTTTGGACCACAGGTTTAGGGCTGCAAGTGGGGAAgggaaagaaacagaataaaatcaggAGGGTACAAACATGTTAAGATTGACCTGGTCAGGGCACAGAACTGAGGTAGCTAGAAACTGCTGCGGGACTTAGGGTGGGCTCTTGACTCTAGCTTTTCACACAGGTATCTGACACACTCCTAGACTGCAGAAAACACTTGACATGGGTGGTGGCTGTACTGCAGGAGGTGGCAGCTGCTGCCGCCCAGCTCATTGCCCCACTGGCAGAAAATGAGGGGCTGCCCGTGGCTGCACTGGAGGAGTTGGCTTTCAAAGCAAGCGAGCAGGTTGGCCTGGATGGTGGGGCAGAAGGGGATGGGGAGTTAGTGGCCAGTGTGGGGCTTTCACTCCTGCCCTTGGCTCCTGCAGATCTATGGGAGCCCTTCCAGCAGCCCCTATGAGTGTCTGCGCCAGTCGTGTAACATCCTCATCAGCACCATGAACAAGCTGGCCACAGCCATGCAGGAGGGGGAGTATGATGCAGAGCGGCCCCCCAGCAAGGTGAGTGGAGGTTTCTTTGGAGGAGCTGCAGTGCAGAGGAGCACAACTTACAGAGCTGCCGCTGGTTGTGGGAGGGCAAGGAGGTAGGAGAAAGGCATCTGAATAACAATATCCTGCCTAGAAGGCAAGAAGATTTCCCCTGTGACTGGATCACTCTGAAAGAAGCATACTGGTGCCCTCCTCTCAGTGCTCTACCCTCTGACCCACCCAATCCTTTAGCCTCCTCCGGTTGAACTGCGGGCTGCAGCTCTTCGTGCTGAGATCACAGATGCTGAAGGCCTGGGTTTGAAGCTTGAAGATCGAGAAACAGTTatcaaggaattaaagaaatcACTCAAGATTAAGGTGAGGGTAGAGTTTGCTCAGAGTTTTGGGGCTAGGAAGTATGATGGCACTCAAGGCAACTGCAAATATTGTGACTGAGATCAGGACTGAGAAGGCGTGGAGGTTATGGGGGAGAAATGGGGGCTTGTGGTCAGGTAGCCATCAGGGAGCTTTCTGTCTCATGGTCTAATCTCCCCAGGGCCATGGGGAGGATGTTAGGGAACTTCAACCTCTCTGATTTTTCAGGGAGAGGAGCTGAGTGAAGCCAATGTGCGGCTGAGCCTCCTGGAGAAGAAGTTGGACAGTGCTGCCAAGGATGCAGACGAGCGCATTGAAAAAGTTCAGACTCGGCTGGAGGAGACTCAGGCACTCCTGCGGAAGAAGGAGAAGTCAGGCACCTTCCCTGGGGTCCTGTTTCCTCCAACCTTTCCTTCTGCTTGAGACTCTGTCCCTAaccctttcccttttccctcctaaTGAGACTTTACCCATTTCCCTTCTCCATTCCATCTCCATCATATCACTCCAACCTAAACCTGTGCTTGCCTGTGCCTCCT
Protein-coding regions in this window:
- the Dctn1 gene encoding dynactin subunit 1 isoform X4 → MAQSKRHVYNRTPSGSRMSAEASARPLRVGSRVEVIGKGHRGTVAYVGATLFATGKWVGVILDEAKGKNDGTVQGRKYFTCDEGHGIFVRQSQIQVFEDGADTTSPETPDSSTSKVLKREGAETAAKTSKLAPTARKTTTRRPKPTRPASTGVAGASSSLGPSGSASAGELSSSEPSTPAQTPLAAPIIPTPALTSPGAAPPLPSPSKEEEGLRAQVRDLEEKLETLRLKRAEDKAKLKELEKHKIQLEQVQEWKSKMQEQQADLQRRLKEARKEAKEALEAKERYMEEMADTADAIEMATLDKEMAEERAESLQQEVEALKERVDELTTDLEILKAEIEEKGSDGAASSYQLKQLEEQNARLKDALVRMRDLSSSEKQEHVKLQKLMEKKNQELEIVRQQRERLQEELSQAESTIDELKEQVDAALGAEEMVEMLTDRNLNLEEKVRELRETVGDLEAMNEMNDELQENARETELELREQLDMAGARVREAQKRVEAAQETVADYQQTIKKYRQLTAHLQDVNRELTNQQEASVERQQQPPPETFDFKIKFAETKAHAKAIEMELRQMEVAQANRHMSLLTAFMPDSFLRPGGDHDCVLVLLLMPRLICKAELIRKQAQEKFELSENCSERPGLRGAAGEQLSFAAGLVYSLSLLQATLHRYEHALSQCNVDVYKKVGSLYPEMSAHERSLDFLIELLHKDQLDETVNVEPLTKAIKYYQHLYSIHLAEQPEESTMQLADHIKFTQSALDCMSVEVGRLRAFLQGGQEATDIALLLRDLETSCSDIRQFCKKIRRRMPGTDAPGIPAALAFGPQVSDTLLDCRKHLTWVVAVLQEVAAAAAQLIAPLAENEGLPVAALEELAFKASEQIYGSPSSSPYECLRQSCNILISTMNKLATAMQEGEYDAERPPSKPPPVELRAAALRAEITDAEGLGLKLEDRETVIKELKKSLKIKGEELSEANVRLSLLEKKLDSAAKDADERIEKVQTRLEETQALLRKKEKEFEETMDALQADIDQLEAEKAELKQRLNSQSKRTIEGLRGPPPSGIATLVSGIAGEEQQRGVVPGQAPGSLPGPGLVKDSPLLLQQISAMRLHISQLQHENSILKGAQMKASLAALPPLHVAKLSLPPQEGPGGEIAAGALYRKTSQLLETLNQLSTRTHVVDITRTSPAAKSPSAQLMEQVAQLKSLSDTIEKLKDEVLKETVSQRPGATVPTDFATFPSTAFLRAKEEQQDDTVYMGKVTFSCAAGLGQRHRLVLTQEQLHQLHSRLIS
- the Dctn1 gene encoding dynactin subunit 1 isoform X8; the encoded protein is MAQSKRHVYNRTPSGSRMSAEASARPLRVGSRVEVIGKGHRGTVAYVGATLFATGKWVGVILDEAKGKNDGTVQGRKYFTCDEGHGIFVRQSQIQVFEDGADTTSPETPDSSTSKVLKREGAETAAKTSKLTTTRRPKPTRPASTGVAGASSSLGPSGSASAGELSSSEPSTPAQTPLAAPIIPTPALTSPGAAPPLPSPSKEEEGLRAQVRDLEEKLETLRLKRAEDKAKLKELEKHKIQLEQVQEWKSKMQEQQADLQRRLKEARKEAKEALEAKERYMEEMADTADAIEMATLDKEMAEERAESLQQEVEALKERVDELTTDLEILKAEIEEKGSDGAASSYQLKQLEEQNARLKDALVRMRDLSSSEKQEHVKLQKLMEKKNQELEIVRQQRERLQEELSQAESTIDELKEQVDAALGAEEMVEMLTDRNLNLEEKVRELRETVGDLEAMNEMNDELQENARETELELREQLDMAGARVREAQKRVEAAQETVADYQQTIKKYRQLTAHLQDVNRELTNQQEASVERQQQPPPETFDFKIKFAETKAHAKAIEMELRQMEVAQANRHMSLLTAFMPDSFLRPGGDHDCVLVLLLMPRLICKAELIRKQAQEKFELSENCSERPGLRGAAGEQLSFAAGLVYSLSLLQATLHRYEHALSQCNVDVYKKVGSLYPEMSAHERSLDFLIELLHKDQLDETVNVEPLTKAIKYYQHLYSIHLAEQPEESTMQLADHIKFTQSALDCMSVEVGRLRAFLQGGQEATDIALLLRDLETSCSDIRQFCKKIRRRMPGTDAPGIPAALAFGPQVSDTLLDCRKHLTWVVAVLQEVAAAAAQLIAPLAENEGLPVAALEELAFKASEQIYGSPSSSPYECLRQSCNILISTMNKLATAMQEGEYDAERPPSKPPPVELRAAALRAEITDAEGLGLKLEDRETVIKELKKSLKIKGEELSEANVRLSLLEKKLDSAAKDADERIEKVQTRLEETQALLRKKEKEFEETMDALQADIDQLEAEKAELKQRLNSQSKRTIEGLRGPPPSGIATLVSGIAGGVVPGQAPGSLPGPGLVKDSPLLLQQISAMRLHISQLQHENSILKGAQMKASLAALPPLHVAKLSLPPQEGPGGEIAAGALYRKTSQLLETLNQLSTRTHVVDITRTSPAAKSPSAQLMEQVAQLKSLSDTIEKLKDEVLKETVSQRPGATVPTDFATFPSTAFLRAKEEQQDDTVYMGKVTFSCAAGLGQRHRLVLTQEQLHQLHSRLIS
- the Dctn1 gene encoding dynactin subunit 1 isoform X7 → MSAEASARPLRVGSRVEVIGKGHRGTVAYVGATLFATGKWVGVILDEAKGKNDGTVQGRKYFTCDEGHGIFVRQSQIQVFEDGADTTSPETPDSSTSKVLKREGAETAAKTSKLRGLKPKKAPTARKTTTRRPKPTRPASTGVAGASSSLGPSGSASAGELSSSEPSTPAQTPLAAPIIPTPALTSPGAAPPLPSPSKEEEGLRAQVRDLEEKLETLRLKRAEDKAKLKELEKHKIQLEQVQEWKSKMQEQQADLQRRLKEARKEAKEALEAKERYMEEMADTADAIEMATLDKEMAEERAESLQQEVEALKERVDELTTDLEILKAEIEEKGSDGAASSYQLKQLEEQNARLKDALVRMRDLSSSEKQEHVKLQKLMEKKNQELEIVRQQRERLQEELSQAESTIDELKEQVDAALGAEEMVEMLTDRNLNLEEKVRELRETVGDLEAMNEMNDELQENARETELELREQLDMAGARVREAQKRVEAAQETVADYQQTIKKYRQLTAHLQDVNRELTNQQEASVERQQQPPPETFDFKIKFAETKAHAKAIEMELRQMEVAQANRHMSLLTAFMPDSFLRPGGDHDCVLVLLLMPRLICKAELIRKQAQEKFELSENCSERPGLRGAAGEQLSFAAGLVYSLSLLQATLHRYEHALSQCNVDVYKKVGSLYPEMSAHERSLDFLIELLHKDQLDETVNVEPLTKAIKYYQHLYSIHLAEQPEESTMQLADHIKFTQSALDCMSVEVGRLRAFLQGGQEATDIALLLRDLETSCSDIRQFCKKIRRRMPGTDAPGIPAALAFGPQVSDTLLDCRKHLTWVVAVLQEVAAAAAQLIAPLAENEGLPVAALEELAFKASEQIYGSPSSSPYECLRQSCNILISTMNKLATAMQEGEYDAERPPSKPPPVELRAAALRAEITDAEGLGLKLEDRETVIKELKKSLKIKGEELSEANVRLSLLEKKLDSAAKDADERIEKVQTRLEETQALLRKKEKEFEETMDALQADIDQLEAEKAELKQRLNSQSKRTIEGLRGPPPSGIATLVSGIAGEEQQRGVVPGQAPGSLPGPGLVKDSPLLLQQISAMRLHISQLQHENSILKGAQMKASLAALPPLHVAKLSLPPQEGPGGEIAAGALYRKTSQLLETLNQLSTRTHVVDITRTSPAAKSPSAQLMEQVAQLKSLSDTIEKLKDEVLKETVSQRPGATVPTDFATFPSTAFLRAKEEQQDDTVYMGKVTFSCAAGLGQRHRLVLTQEQLHQLHSRLIS
- the Dctn1 gene encoding dynactin subunit 1 isoform X5, whose protein sequence is MAQSKRHVYNRTPSGSRMSAEASARPLRVGSRVEVIGKGHRGTVAYVGATLFATGKWVGVILDEAKGKNDGTVQGRKYFTCDEGHGIFVRQSQIQVFEDGADTTSPETPDSSTSKVLKREGAETAAKTSKLTTTRRPKPTRPASTGVAGASSSLGPSGSASAGELSSSEPSTPAQTPLAAPIIPTPALTSPGAAPPLPSPSKEEEGLRAQVRDLEEKLETLRLKRAEDKAKLKELEKHKIQLEQVQEWKSKMQEQQADLQRRLKEARKEAKEALEAKERYMEEMADTADAIEMATLDKEMAEERAESLQQEVEALKERVDELTTDLEILKAEIEEKGSDGAASSYQLKQLEEQNARLKDALVRMRDLSSSEKQEHVKLQKLMEKKNQELEIVRQQRERLQEELSQAESTIDELKEQVDAALGAEEMVEMLTDRNLNLEEKVRELRETVGDLEAMNEMNDELQENARETELELREQLDMAGARVREAQKRVEAAQETVADYQQTIKKYRQLTAHLQDVNRELTNQQEASVERQQQPPPETFDFKIKFAETKAHAKAIEMELRQMEVAQANRHMSLLTAFMPDSFLRPGGDHDCVLVLLLMPRLICKAELIRKQAQEKFELSENCSERPGLRGAAGEQLSFAAGLVYSLSLLQATLHRYEHALSQCNVDVYKKVGSLYPEMSAHERSLDFLIELLHKDQLDETVNVEPLTKAIKYYQHLYSIHLAEQPEESTMQLADHIKFTQSALDCMSVEVGRLRAFLQGGQEATDIALLLRDLETSCSDIRQFCKKIRRRMPGTDAPGIPAALAFGPQVSDTLLDCRKHLTWVVAVLQEVAAAAAQLIAPLAENEGLPVAALEELAFKASEQIYGSPSSSPYECLRQSCNILISTMNKLATAMQEGEYDAERPPSKPPPVELRAAALRAEITDAEGLGLKLEDRETVIKELKKSLKIKGEELSEANVRLSLLEKKLDSAAKDADERIEKVQTRLEETQALLRKKEKEFEETMDALQADIDQLEAEKAELKQRLNSQSKRTIEGLRGPPPSGIATLVSGIAGEEQQRGVVPGQAPGSLPGPGLVKDSPLLLQQISAMRLHISQLQHENSILKGAQMKASLAALPPLHVAKLSLPPQEGPGGEIAAGALYRKTSQLLETLNQLSTRTHVVDITRTSPAAKSPSAQLMEQVAQLKSLSDTIEKLKDEVLKETVSQRPGATVPTDFATFPSTAFLRAKEEQQDDTVYMGKVTFSCAAGLGQRHRLVLTQEQLHQLHSRLIS
- the Dctn1 gene encoding dynactin subunit 1 isoform X3, with the protein product MAQSKRHVYNRTPSGSRMSAEASARPLRVGSRVEVIGKGHRGTVAYVGATLFATGKWVGVILDEAKGKNDGTVQGRKYFTCDEGHGIFVRQSQIQVFEDGADTTSPETPDSSTSKVLKREGAETAAKTSKLRGLKPKKTTTRRPKPTRPASTGVAGASSSLGPSGSASAGELSSSEPSTPAQTPLAAPIIPTPALTSPGAAPPLPSPSKEEEGLRAQVRDLEEKLETLRLKRAEDKAKLKELEKHKIQLEQVQEWKSKMQEQQADLQRRLKEARKEAKEALEAKERYMEEMADTADAIEMATLDKEMAEERAESLQQEVEALKERVDELTTDLEILKAEIEEKGSDGAASSYQLKQLEEQNARLKDALVRMRDLSSSEKQEHVKLQKLMEKKNQELEIVRQQRERLQEELSQAESTIDELKEQVDAALGAEEMVEMLTDRNLNLEEKVRELRETVGDLEAMNEMNDELQENARETELELREQLDMAGARVREAQKRVEAAQETVADYQQTIKKYRQLTAHLQDVNRELTNQQEASVERQQQPPPETFDFKIKFAETKAHAKAIEMELRQMEVAQANRHMSLLTAFMPDSFLRPGGDHDCVLVLLLMPRLICKAELIRKQAQEKFELSENCSERPGLRGAAGEQLSFAAGLVYSLSLLQATLHRYEHALSQCNVDVYKKVGSLYPEMSAHERSLDFLIELLHKDQLDETVNVEPLTKAIKYYQHLYSIHLAEQPEESTMQLADHIKFTQSALDCMSVEVGRLRAFLQGGQEATDIALLLRDLETSCSDIRQFCKKIRRRMPGTDAPGIPAALAFGPQVSDTLLDCRKHLTWVVAVLQEVAAAAAQLIAPLAENEGLPVAALEELAFKASEQIYGSPSSSPYECLRQSCNILISTMNKLATAMQEGEYDAERPPSKPPPVELRAAALRAEITDAEGLGLKLEDRETVIKELKKSLKIKGEELSEANVRLSLLEKKLDSAAKDADERIEKVQTRLEETQALLRKKEKEFEETMDALQADIDQLEAEKAELKQRLNSQSKRTIEGLRGPPPSGIATLVSGIAGEEQQRGVVPGQAPGSLPGPGLVKDSPLLLQQISAMRLHISQLQHENSILKGAQMKASLAALPPLHVAKLSLPPQEGPGGEIAAGALYRKTSQLLETLNQLSTRTHVVDITRTSPAAKSPSAQLMEQVAQLKSLSDTIEKLKDEVLKETVSQRPGATVPTDFATFPSTAFLRAKEEQQDDTVYMGKVTFSCAAGLGQRHRLVLTQEQLHQLHSRLIS